The Henckelia pumila isolate YLH828 chromosome 2, ASM3356847v2, whole genome shotgun sequence genome includes a window with the following:
- the LOC140884701 gene encoding uncharacterized protein isoform X1 encodes MRSISMRKPLRDISNAKTTKNPANFPQKTDQETDELMEYGSLDHLFLVQSDLSALVRQIDELVVQALQLTSKKGRKEIKLFADFLSEMQTSLKIWVTRFHKAFSHHSISPEIKLEQPMERTEVCVHEKDTNASTESPEQTKWESLVSPSPLVSWRAECNTEGGRQLFLLTPLPQTKSFSSHCHALSVPTFEQSKPTEIAHPVSLFKSVGNLHSNPSESALASQTSNKFLDIEATKAFSNLKTVCPTPAKFSGTNHSIFALTPRLKISPPKTCILLEPVSEFSKKKNQRVHISTPFPAQVQNSSESQDSESSNSQSSNDLALKYPELFGINLANNLGSRINLVEDSPNWMVSPPKTCAIMEPSDDDVLSAALTGQCLLQETSPVHNQLVDFSAMKGTFHQGDHQIATKDYHQKGACLITFDITKSTPMINDPMSIFRMGKQPGETTLKKELWTKFEAACTHNSSIFQEMSSRKRFLDRLEEASN; translated from the exons ATGAGATCCATATCTATGAGGAAGCCACTTCGAGACATTTCGAATGCCAAAACTACTAAAAATCCAGCCAATTTCCCCCAAAAAACCGACCAAGAAACTGATGAACTTATGGAATACGGTTCGCTAGATCATCTCTTCCTCGTGCAGTCCGATCTCTCAGCACTCGTGCGTCAG ATAGATGAACTAGTGGTCCAAGCACTCCAGTTGACGAGCAAGAAAGGGAGGAAAGAAATCAAACTATTTGCAGATTTCCTGTCTGAAATGCAAACTTCCTTGAAG ATATGGGTTACTAGATTTCACAAGGCATTTTCGCATCATTCTATAAGTCCCGAGATTAAGCTCGAACAGCCGATGGAAAGAACTGAAGTTTGTGTTCATGAAAAAGATACAAATGCTTCCACTGAAAGCCCAGAGCAAACCAAGTGGGAATCACTTGTCTCACCATCTCCCTTGGTGTCGTGGCGGGCTGAATGCAATACAGAGGGTGGTAGGCAACTGTTTCTCCTCACGCCACTTCCTCAAACAAAGTCTTTTTCTTCACATTGTCACGCACTATCTGTTCCCACATTCGAACAGTCTAAACCTACTGAAATTGCCCATCCAGTATCACTTTTCAAATCTGTCGGAAACTTACACAGCAATCCTTCTGAATCTGCTTTGGCATCGCAAACTTCAAACAAGTTTTTGGATATAGAAGCAACTAAAGCATTCAGCAATCTCAAGACTGTGTGTCCTACTCCGGCCAAATTTTCCGGAACAAATCACTCTATTTTTGCCCTCACTCCACGCCTAAAAATATCACCCCCCAAAACTTGCATCTTGCTCGAACCAGTATCTGAATTCTCCAAGAAGAAAAATCAGCGAGTCCATATATCTACTCCTTTCCCTGCCCAAGTACAAAATTCGAGTGAGTCCCAAGATTCTGAATCCTCCAATAGTCAATCTTCAAACGACTTGGCTCTGAAGTATCCTGAGCTTTTTGGAATAAATCTAGCAAATAATTTGGGAAGCCGAATAAATTTGGTAGAAGATTCACCAAATTGGATGGTCTCGCCTCCAAAAACCTGTGCTATAATGGAGCCTTctgatgatgatgttttatcTGCCGCCCTAACTGGTCAATGCTTGCTGCAAGAAACTTCCCCTGTTCACAATCAGCTGGTTGACTTTTCTGCCATGAAAGGAACTTTTCATCAAGGCGACCATCAGATAGCAACGAAAGATTACCACCAGAAag GTGCATGTTTAATAACATTTGACATAACCAAAAGCACCCCAATGATAAACGATCCCATGAGCATCTTCCGAATGGGAAAGCAACCAGGGGAaaccactttaaagaaggaacTGTGGACAAAGTTTGAAGCAGCATGCACTCACAACAGCTCTATTTTCCAAGAAATGTCGTCTCGAAAACGGTTTCTTGATCGATTAGAAGAAGCTTCTAATTAG
- the LOC140884701 gene encoding uncharacterized protein isoform X2, whose translation MNSFFRPRIPQIDELVVQALQLTSKKGRKEIKLFADFLSEMQTSLKIWVTRFHKAFSHHSISPEIKLEQPMERTEVCVHEKDTNASTESPEQTKWESLVSPSPLVSWRAECNTEGGRQLFLLTPLPQTKSFSSHCHALSVPTFEQSKPTEIAHPVSLFKSVGNLHSNPSESALASQTSNKFLDIEATKAFSNLKTVCPTPAKFSGTNHSIFALTPRLKISPPKTCILLEPVSEFSKKKNQRVHISTPFPAQVQNSSESQDSESSNSQSSNDLALKYPELFGINLANNLGSRINLVEDSPNWMVSPPKTCAIMEPSDDDVLSAALTGQCLLQETSPVHNQLVDFSAMKGTFHQGDHQIATKDYHQKGACLITFDITKSTPMINDPMSIFRMGKQPGETTLKKELWTKFEAACTHNSSIFQEMSSRKRFLDRLEEASN comes from the exons ATGAACTCATTTTTCCGGCCCAGAATTCCACAG ATAGATGAACTAGTGGTCCAAGCACTCCAGTTGACGAGCAAGAAAGGGAGGAAAGAAATCAAACTATTTGCAGATTTCCTGTCTGAAATGCAAACTTCCTTGAAG ATATGGGTTACTAGATTTCACAAGGCATTTTCGCATCATTCTATAAGTCCCGAGATTAAGCTCGAACAGCCGATGGAAAGAACTGAAGTTTGTGTTCATGAAAAAGATACAAATGCTTCCACTGAAAGCCCAGAGCAAACCAAGTGGGAATCACTTGTCTCACCATCTCCCTTGGTGTCGTGGCGGGCTGAATGCAATACAGAGGGTGGTAGGCAACTGTTTCTCCTCACGCCACTTCCTCAAACAAAGTCTTTTTCTTCACATTGTCACGCACTATCTGTTCCCACATTCGAACAGTCTAAACCTACTGAAATTGCCCATCCAGTATCACTTTTCAAATCTGTCGGAAACTTACACAGCAATCCTTCTGAATCTGCTTTGGCATCGCAAACTTCAAACAAGTTTTTGGATATAGAAGCAACTAAAGCATTCAGCAATCTCAAGACTGTGTGTCCTACTCCGGCCAAATTTTCCGGAACAAATCACTCTATTTTTGCCCTCACTCCACGCCTAAAAATATCACCCCCCAAAACTTGCATCTTGCTCGAACCAGTATCTGAATTCTCCAAGAAGAAAAATCAGCGAGTCCATATATCTACTCCTTTCCCTGCCCAAGTACAAAATTCGAGTGAGTCCCAAGATTCTGAATCCTCCAATAGTCAATCTTCAAACGACTTGGCTCTGAAGTATCCTGAGCTTTTTGGAATAAATCTAGCAAATAATTTGGGAAGCCGAATAAATTTGGTAGAAGATTCACCAAATTGGATGGTCTCGCCTCCAAAAACCTGTGCTATAATGGAGCCTTctgatgatgatgttttatcTGCCGCCCTAACTGGTCAATGCTTGCTGCAAGAAACTTCCCCTGTTCACAATCAGCTGGTTGACTTTTCTGCCATGAAAGGAACTTTTCATCAAGGCGACCATCAGATAGCAACGAAAGATTACCACCAGAAag GTGCATGTTTAATAACATTTGACATAACCAAAAGCACCCCAATGATAAACGATCCCATGAGCATCTTCCGAATGGGAAAGCAACCAGGGGAaaccactttaaagaaggaacTGTGGACAAAGTTTGAAGCAGCATGCACTCACAACAGCTCTATTTTCCAAGAAATGTCGTCTCGAAAACGGTTTCTTGATCGATTAGAAGAAGCTTCTAATTAG